The Cyprinus carpio isolate SPL01 chromosome B17, ASM1834038v1, whole genome shotgun sequence genome has a window encoding:
- the LOC109108101 gene encoding ribosomal protein S6 kinase 2 alpha isoform X4 — MPLAQLAEPWPKMELVQLETENGQSTTEDGVTSAVKEDGDIKEINITHVVKEGAEKADPSQFELLKVLGQGSFGKVFLVRKVTPPDSNQLYAMKVLRKATLKVRDRVRTKMERDILADVNHPFVVKLHYAFQTEGKLYLILDFLRGGDLFTRLSKEVMFTEEDVKFYLAELALGLDHLHGLGIIYRDLKPENILLDEEGHIKLTDFGLCKEAIDHEKKAYSFCGTVEYMAPEVVNRQGHTHSADWWSFGVLMFEMLTGSLPFQGKDRKETMNLILKARLGMPQFLSAEAQSLLRALFKRNPTNRLGSGPDGAEEIKRHSFFMTIDWNKLFRREIKPPFKPAVARPDDTFYFDSEFTSRTPKDSPGVPPSAGAHQLFRGFSFVATAMLEEEGKEEPSRPPPHPVVQQLHGKNLLFSDGYILKEDIGMGSFSVCKRCIHKATNTEYAVKVIDKTNTDPSEEIEILLRYGQHPNIITLKDVYDNGKQVYLVTELMRGGELLDRILKQKFFSEREASAVLHTITKTVEYLHCQGVVHRDLKPSNILYVDESGNPESLRICDFGFAKQLRADNGLLMTPCYTANFVAPEVLKRQGYDEGCDIWSLGVLLYTMLAGFTPFANGPEDTPEDILSRIGSGRFTLSGGNWDAVSDAAKDLVSKMLHVDPHQRLTAKQVLKHPWIIQRDKLPNSQLQHQDAKLVKGAMAATYSALKSSQPPPELKPIESSFLAQRRVKKLPSTSL; from the exons GAAGATGGTGACATCAAGGAGATCAACATCACACATGTTGTTAAGGAGGGGGCGGAGAAAGCAGACCCCTCACAGTTCGAGCTGCTCAAAGTGCTGGGGCAGGGCTCCTTTGGAAAG GTGTTTTTGGTACGAAAGGTAACCCCTCCTGACAGTAATCAGCTCTACGCCATGAAAGTCCTGAGAAAGGCCACACTCAAAG TGAGGGATCGTGTGAGAACTAAAATGGAGAGAGACATCCTGGCAGACGTCAACCATCCGTTTGTGGTTAAACTCCATTATG CTTTTCAGACTGAGGGTAAACTCTATCTGATTCTGGACTTCCTCAGAGGAGGGGATCTATTCACCAGGCTGTCAAAAGAG GTGATGTTCACAGAAGAAGATGTGAAGTTTTATCTGGCTGAACTGGCACTGGGTCTAGATCACCTGCACGGCCTCGGCATCATCTACAGAGATCTCAAACCTGAGAA TATCCTCCTGGACGAAGAGGGACATATCAAACTCACAG attTTGGACTGTGTAAGGAGGCTATCGACCATGAGAAGAAGGCTTACTCCTTCTGTGGGACGGTGGAGTACATGGCTCCAGAGGTGGTTAACCGGCAGGGACACACGCACAGCGCTGATTGGTGGTCATTTGGGGTACTGATG TTTGAGATGCTTACAGGTTCACTGCCATTCCAGggaaaagacagaaaagaaacgATGAATCTCATTCTGAA AGCCAGGTTAGGGATGCCTCAGTTCCTGAGCGCTGAGGCTCAAAGCTTACTGAGAGCTCTTTTCAAGAGGAACCCTACAAACAGACTGG GATCTGGACCAGATGGAGCTGAGGAAATCAAACGCCATTCATTCTTCATGACGATTGATTGGAAT aaactcTTTAGACGAGAAATAAAACCTCCATTCAAGCCAGCTGTGGCCAGACCTGATGACACCTTTTACTTTGATTCAGAGTTCACTTCTCGTACCCCTAAAG ATTCCCCAGGTGTTCCCCCTAGCGCAGGGGCTCATCAGCTTTTCCGGGGCTTCAGCTTTGTTGCCACAGCGATGCTAGAGGAGGAGGGCAAAGAAGAGCCCTCTCGGCCCCCTCCACACCCTGTGGTACAG CAGCTTCACGGTAAGAACCTTTTGTTCAGTGACGGATACATACTGAAGGAGGACATCGGCATGggctctttctctgtctgcaaACGCTGCATACACAAAGCAACCAACACAGAGTATGCAGTGAAG GTAATTGATAAAACAAACACCGACCCATCAGAAGAGATTGAGATCCTGCTGAGATACGGCCAGCACCCTAACATCATCACTCTCAAAGAT GTGTATGATAATGGGAAGCAGGTGTACCTGGTCACTGAGCTGATGCGAGGAGGTGAACTGCTGGACAGAATCCTCAAGCAGAAGTTTTTCTCAGAGAGAGAGGCTAGTGCTGTGCTGCACACTATCACAAAGACTGTGGAATACTTGCACTGTCAAGGG gtTGTGCACAGGGACCTGAAGCCAagtaatattctgtatgttgatGAGTCTGGAAATCCAGAATCTCTGCGCATCTGTGATTTCGGTTTTGCCAAGCAACTCCGGGCAGACAATGGCCTCCTCATGACGCCCTGCTATACTGCCAACTTTGTAGCACCCGAG GTACTGAAAAGACAGGGCTATGATGAGGGCTGTGACATTTGGAGTCTTGGAGTATTACTATACACTATGCTTGCTGG TTTTACACCATTTGCCAACGGACCAGAAGACACTCCAGAAGATATTCTGAGTCGGATAGGGAGCGGACGTTTTACTCTGTCGGGAGGCAACTGGGACGCGGTTTCTGATGCTGCCAAA GATCTGGTCTCTAAGATGCTCCATGTGGATCCTCACCAGCGACTCACAGCCAAGCAGGTCCTCAAGCATCCGTGGATCATTCAGAGAGACAAACTTCCCAACAGCCAGCTACAACATCAAGATGCCAAGCTTGTCAAG GGGGCGATGGCTGCCACATACTCAGCACTGAAGAGTTCCCAACCACCCCCTGAGCTGAAGCCCATCGAGTCCTCATTCCTGGCGCAGAGACGGGTGAAAAAGCTTCCTTCCACATCTCTGTAG